The genome window CGCGCGAAACTCGCTCACGCGAATTCGCGGCGCCGATCGAGACCCCCGCGGCCGAGGCGGGCGAGGCGTCGCCCAAACCAGCTCAGGCGGCGGGTGCCGCGCCGCGCTCGGCGCGGCGCAGGCGCAGTCTCCGCGTGCCGATCGCTGCCGCGGCCGCGACGATCGTGGTGTTCGTCGCGATCGGCCTGATCGTGCGCGTCATTGGGATCGCGCGGACCCACGGAGCGCCGCCGGCGGCCGCCACCGCGAGCGTGTCGCCCACCGGCGACCAGGAATCATCTGCGCGCGCACCATCCGGGGGCGCGACGCGTGGTGCCGGCGCGACGCGCGCCACCGAGCCCCGGGAGCCGTCGCCCGCGGCCGGGCCGATCCCGAAGGGCCCGTACACGCTCGACACCAACGCGCTGCTCGGCTACACCGCCGCGCTCGACGAACGCTCGCGCACTCAATCGCTGACCGGGATCGAGGGCTGGGTGGCGCCCGCCGGTGATGACCATCCCGATCAGTACCGCGTGCTGCTCGGCATCTTCAGCTCGTACTCGCGCGCGCAATCAGCCGCGGCGATGCTGATGCGGAGCCACACGCTTTCGCACGTGACGGTGGTCAAGCTGCCGAGCCGGCGCGTCAGGCAGTAGTCGCGGCGCTCGGAGCAAGGGCGGCTTCGAGGGCCGGGAACGCGAGGGCGCGCATCGCTTGGGGAGACGCGTGAGTTCGAGCCGGGGTTGCAGATGGGAAGGAGTCGGTGCGATCCTCTCGCGGTGATCGTGCCGCGCCCGCAATCCCCGATCGGCTCCAGGCGTCGCGCCGTTCAGCTGGCGGCCTTTCCTTTGGTGCTGGCGTGCGCCTCGCTCCTCATGATCGGGGCGACCGCAGCGCCCAAATCGGCCGGCTGGGACATCTACGCGATTCGCTACGCCACCGTGCGCGCGTTCCCGGTGCGCGATCTGGTGGCGGGCGCCGACACCGCCCGCACCACCGACATCGCGATGATGTTTTGGCTGCTGCGCGGGCCCACGGGAAGATGTGTGCTGTTCGACGCGGGCTTCTACCGGCAGAAATTTCTCGACGACTGGAAGCCGGCAGAGTTCGTGAAGCCCTCCGACGCGGTGCAGCGCTTCGGCGTCTCGCCCGATTCGATCACCGACGTCGTGATCTCCCACTCGCACTGGGACCATCTCGACGGAGCCGATCTCTTCCCAAACGCGAGGATCTGGATCCAGCGCGCCGAATATGAATATTACGTGGGCGCTGATGGGATGCCGCTCCACTCCGCGATCGACACCCTCGACTCGCAAATGATGGCTAGCCTCAACAGGGAAGGCCGCGTGAAGCTGGTGGAGGGCGACGCCCAGCAATTCCTGCCCGGCATCACCGCCTATACCGGCGGCAAGCACACCTACGCGTCGCAGTATCTCGGAGTACGCACCGCGAAGGGCATCGTGGTGCTGGCCTCGGACAACCTGTATCTGTACGAGAATCTCGACAAGCACGCAGCGATCGCGCAGACCCTCGACGCCAAGTCCAATCTCGCCGCCCAGGACCGGATGAAGAAGCTGGCTGCGGCTCCGCGGTTGATCGTCCCGGGCCACGATCCCGCGGTATTCGAACGCTTCAAGAGCGCCGGCCCCGGCGCCGTGAAGATCGAGTAGCGGTCGTTCCGCCGGCTGCTCCGGCGGTCGTTCCGCCGGCGCGCAAGCGAAACTAGACCAGTCTTCGCGTCGCCAGATCCATCTCGAGCCGTGCCGTGCCGCGCGCCACTTTCAGATGGTAGCGCGCCGGCTTCCTCAGCATGCCGCGGACGCCTTCGAGCCCGATCGTCGCCGCTCGCTCGCCATTGATCTCGAGGATCTCGTCGCCCTTCTGGAGCCCGGCGTCGGCGGCGGGCGTGCGGCCGGCCACCGAGAACACCGTGACGCGCTGGAACTCGGGGCCCGGAGTCACCAGGAAGAGCCCGCTCATATCGTAGTCGAAGGGCGCGGGGGGGCCCGGATGCGGCTCGAAGATCAGACGATGATGGGGGTAGTCGAAGGTGACGCGACTCCGCCGCAGGATCTCGCCGCCGACGATGCCGTCGGCGTCGTCGCCCGCGAACACGCCCACGGTGTCGCGTGAATAGATCGCGGTGACTTGCGCGTAGTCGAGCCCGCCGACCTGCAGCCGATCGAGCCGCGTGAGATCGCCGCGCGTTTCGCCGCCGGCGCCGCCGCCGATCGTGGCGTTGATCGCGGCACCACTCTCGTCGAGCAGCTGGTGCCTGATCACGAACCGGTGGTAGAGCACGATCGTGGTGCGCACTCCGGTGTCGATGACCAGCCGGCAGGGGATGGGTTTCGCGCCGGC of Candidatus Sulfotelmatobacter sp. contains these proteins:
- a CDS encoding N-acyl homoserine lactonase family protein, with protein sequence MGRSRCDPLAVIVPRPQSPIGSRRRAVQLAAFPLVLACASLLMIGATAAPKSAGWDIYAIRYATVRAFPVRDLVAGADTARTTDIAMMFWLLRGPTGRCVLFDAGFYRQKFLDDWKPAEFVKPSDAVQRFGVSPDSITDVVISHSHWDHLDGADLFPNARIWIQRAEYEYYVGADGMPLHSAIDTLDSQMMASLNREGRVKLVEGDAQQFLPGITAYTGGKHTYASQYLGVRTAKGIVVLASDNLYLYENLDKHAAIAQTLDAKSNLAAQDRMKKLAAAPRLIVPGHDPAVFERFKSAGPGAVKIE
- a CDS encoding aspartyl protease family protein, with amino-acid sequence MALATAFHVLVATLVAPSAARAAKSTPAPPAAPPAPVPHEVPFEIGSNKPWVQVKLNGSAPQWFILDSGASGGTVIARECAERLGVTHGGEKSAQIGAGAGVSVGLSRAPDVTVAVGDDTLGSPGFMVFPLAHVSPFEGRRLDGLLGRDFLERHVVEIDYARRRLRVLDPASFAPPSAGVVVPVELETGLAVAQAAITPAGAKPIPCRLVIDTGVRTTIVLYHRFVIRHQLLDESGAAINATIGGGAGGETRGDLTRLDRLQVGGLDYAQVTAIYSRDTVGVFAGDDADGIVGGEILRRSRVTFDYPHHRLIFEPHPGPPAPFDYDMSGLFLVTPGPEFQRVTVFSVAGRTPAADAGLQKGDEILEINGERAATIGLEGVRGMLRKPARYHLKVARGTARLEMDLATRRLV